Proteins co-encoded in one Pseudomonas fluorescens genomic window:
- the epd gene encoding erythrose-4-phosphate dehydrogenase: protein MPQPRPYKVALNGYGRIGRCVLRALFERGSAAGFEIVAINDLADMASIEYLTRFDSTHGRFPGEVKVDGDCLHINGNCVKVLRSATPEGIDWASLGVDLVLECSGAWHTRADGQRFLDAGAPRVLFSQPMASEADVDATIVYGVNQDCLTGDELLVSNASCTTNCGVPLLRLLDKAIGLEFVSITTIHSAMNDQPVIDAYHHEDLRRTRSAFQSVIPVSTGLARGIERLLPELAGRIQAKAVRVPTVNVSCLDITMQTASDTDAGEVNRILRDAATSGPLKGLLAYTELPHASCDFNHDPHSAIVDASQTRVSGPRLVNILAWFDNEWGFANRMLDVAEHYLQTATSKKP from the coding sequence ATGCCTCAACCGCGTCCCTACAAAGTTGCACTCAACGGCTACGGCCGGATTGGTCGTTGTGTCTTGCGTGCATTGTTCGAGCGAGGCTCGGCGGCAGGGTTTGAAATTGTCGCGATCAACGACCTGGCCGACATGGCCAGCATCGAATACCTGACACGCTTCGACTCCACTCACGGCCGGTTCCCCGGCGAAGTGAAGGTCGACGGCGATTGTCTGCATATCAATGGCAACTGCGTGAAGGTCCTGCGCAGTGCCACTCCCGAAGGCATCGATTGGGCGTCGCTGGGCGTCGATCTGGTGCTCGAATGCTCCGGCGCCTGGCACACCCGCGCAGACGGCCAGCGTTTCCTCGACGCCGGCGCGCCACGAGTGCTGTTTTCGCAGCCGATGGCCAGCGAGGCGGATGTCGACGCCACCATCGTCTACGGCGTCAATCAGGATTGTCTGACCGGCGACGAACTGCTGGTGTCCAACGCTTCCTGCACCACCAACTGCGGCGTGCCGCTGTTGCGTCTGCTGGACAAGGCGATCGGCCTGGAATTCGTGTCGATCACCACGATCCACTCGGCGATGAACGATCAGCCGGTGATCGACGCCTATCACCACGAAGACCTGCGCCGCACCCGTTCGGCGTTCCAGTCGGTGATCCCGGTATCCACTGGTCTGGCGCGTGGTATCGAGCGCCTGCTGCCGGAACTTGCCGGGCGAATTCAGGCCAAAGCCGTACGCGTGCCGACGGTCAACGTGTCCTGCCTCGACATCACGATGCAGACCGCCAGCGACACCGACGCCGGCGAGGTCAACCGGATCCTGCGCGACGCCGCCACCAGCGGCCCGCTCAAAGGTCTGCTGGCCTACACCGAGCTTCCCCATGCTAGCTGTGATTTTAATCATGACCCACATTCGGCCATCGTCGATGCCAGTCAGACCCGCGTTTCCGGCCCTCGGCTGGTGAACATCCTGGCCTGGTTCGACAACGAATGGGGTTTTGCCAACCGAATGCTGGATGTTGCAGAACACTATCTGCAGACAGCGACTTCAAAAAAACCGTAG
- a CDS encoding phosphoglycerate kinase has translation MTVLKMSDLDLQGKRVLIREDLNVPVKDGVVTSDARILASLPTIKLALEKGAAVMVCSHLGRPTEGEFSAENSLKPVADYLSKALGREVPLVADYLGGVDVKAGDIVLFENVRFNKGEKKNADELAQQYAALCDVFVMDAFGTAHRAEGSTHGVAKFAKVAAAGPLLAAELEALGKALGAPAKPMAAIVAGSKVSTKLDVLNSLSQICDQLIVGGGIANTFLAAAGHPVGKSLYEPDLLDTARAIAAKVSVPLPVDVVVAKEFAESAEATVKLIADVAADDMILDIGPQTAANFAELLKSSKTILWNGPVGVFEFDQFGNGTKVLAEAIAESAAFSIAGGGDTLAAIDKYGVAEKISYISTGGGAFLEFVEGKVLPAVEVLESRAKA, from the coding sequence ATGACCGTGTTGAAGATGTCCGACCTCGATCTGCAAGGTAAGCGCGTATTGATCCGCGAAGACCTCAACGTCCCAGTCAAGGACGGTGTTGTCACCAGCGATGCGCGTATCCTGGCTTCGCTGCCGACCATCAAGCTGGCCCTGGAAAAAGGCGCGGCCGTGATGGTCTGCTCGCACCTGGGTCGTCCGACCGAAGGCGAGTTCTCTGCCGAGAACAGCCTCAAGCCAGTCGCCGACTACCTGAGCAAGGCCCTGGGCCGCGAAGTGCCGCTGGTGGCCGACTACCTGGGCGGCGTTGACGTCAAGGCCGGCGACATCGTGCTGTTCGAAAACGTGCGCTTCAACAAGGGCGAGAAAAAGAACGCCGACGAACTGGCCCAGCAATACGCCGCCCTGTGCGACGTGTTCGTGATGGACGCTTTCGGCACTGCTCACCGTGCTGAAGGTTCGACCCACGGCGTTGCGAAGTTCGCCAAAGTCGCCGCTGCCGGCCCGCTGCTGGCTGCTGAGCTCGAAGCACTGGGCAAAGCCCTGGGCGCACCGGCCAAGCCGATGGCGGCCATCGTTGCCGGTTCCAAGGTCTCGACCAAACTCGACGTCCTGAACAGCCTGAGCCAGATCTGCGATCAACTGATCGTCGGCGGCGGCATCGCCAACACCTTCCTCGCGGCGGCCGGTCACCCGGTCGGCAAGTCCCTCTACGAGCCGGATCTGCTGGACACCGCGCGCGCCATCGCCGCCAAGGTCAGCGTGCCGCTGCCGGTGGACGTGGTAGTTGCCAAGGAATTCGCTGAAAGCGCCGAAGCGACCGTGAAGCTGATCGCTGACGTTGCTGCCGACGACATGATCCTCGACATCGGCCCGCAAACCGCGGCCAACTTCGCTGAACTGCTGAAGTCGTCGAAAACCATCCTGTGGAACGGTCCGGTCGGCGTGTTCGAATTCGACCAGTTTGGCAACGGCACCAAAGTGCTGGCCGAAGCCATCGCCGAAAGCGCGGCGTTCTCGATTGCCGGCGGTGGCGACACCCTGGCGGCCATCGATAAATATGGCGTGGCTGAAAAGATCTCCTACATTTCCACCGGCGGTGGCGCGTTCCTCGAGTTCGTCGAAGGCAAGGTGCTGCCGGCCGTTGAAGTCCTGGAAAGCCGGGCCAAGGCCTGA
- a CDS encoding type II toxin-antitoxin system HipA family toxin, which translates to MKMTSLKVSTPEGHSGRLFSDGEDFTFRYHDDALPDVAISLSMPVRHDEFRRRELHPVFQMNLPEGYVLEQLRNRLAKTVNVDPMLLLALSGSTSPIGRVQVRSETVDALLEEQQFPGEKLEEILTWDGTEDIFAGLMDRYILRAGISGAQPKLLVPEQQEAALPRVTSKTSDLIIKSGRDEFPGLAVNEFLCMSMAKEAGIPVPPFYISDNAKLFVMRRFDRDDQLNPIGFEDMAVLMGLSASQKYSKSYAAIAKAIRVYCPAEHVRASLDQLFDSVALSCIVGNGDAHLKNFGLLYSEPTQRDARLAPAYDIVNTTAYIPEDVLALDLAGNKSMFASRQGLLEFAHTCEIEQPRARIQRLLASVEAVLARYPQYREQAPHVVSAIERAAAPFTLTFG; encoded by the coding sequence ATGAAGATGACCTCTCTCAAAGTCAGTACGCCTGAGGGGCATAGTGGCAGGCTTTTCAGCGATGGCGAGGACTTCACGTTCCGTTATCACGACGATGCATTGCCAGATGTGGCTATCAGCCTGTCGATGCCTGTGCGGCATGACGAGTTTCGCCGACGCGAGCTCCACCCTGTTTTTCAGATGAACCTGCCGGAAGGCTACGTGCTGGAGCAACTGCGTAATCGCCTGGCCAAGACCGTGAATGTCGACCCGATGCTGTTGCTGGCGCTCTCCGGTAGCACCTCTCCCATTGGCAGGGTTCAAGTGCGCTCTGAAACGGTTGATGCCTTGCTGGAAGAACAACAATTTCCAGGAGAAAAACTTGAGGAGATTCTGACGTGGGACGGCACGGAAGATATTTTCGCCGGCCTGATGGATCGCTACATTCTGCGAGCAGGCATTTCGGGTGCTCAGCCAAAATTGCTGGTTCCGGAACAACAGGAAGCCGCGTTACCCCGCGTGACCTCGAAAACCTCGGACTTGATTATCAAAAGTGGCCGAGACGAGTTTCCCGGTCTGGCAGTCAACGAATTCCTTTGTATGTCCATGGCGAAAGAAGCGGGTATTCCCGTTCCGCCGTTTTACATTTCCGATAATGCCAAGCTGTTCGTCATGCGCCGCTTTGACCGCGACGATCAGCTCAACCCGATCGGTTTTGAAGACATGGCGGTGTTGATGGGGTTGTCGGCCAGCCAGAAGTACAGCAAAAGCTATGCGGCAATTGCCAAGGCCATCCGTGTGTACTGCCCGGCCGAGCATGTACGCGCATCACTTGATCAACTTTTCGATAGCGTTGCCTTGAGCTGCATTGTCGGGAATGGCGACGCTCATTTGAAAAACTTTGGATTGCTTTACTCCGAACCCACTCAGCGCGACGCGCGCCTGGCGCCGGCTTATGACATCGTCAACACCACGGCTTATATTCCGGAGGATGTGCTGGCTCTGGATCTGGCGGGCAACAAGTCGATGTTTGCCTCGCGACAGGGATTGCTGGAGTTTGCCCACACCTGTGAGATCGAGCAGCCGAGGGCGCGCATTCAGCGATTGCTTGCCTCGGTTGAAGCGGTACTTGCGCGCTATCCACAATATCGGGAACAGGCGCCTCATGTGGTCAGTGCCATTGAGCGAGCAGCAGCGCCGTTTACTCTGACTTTTGGATAG
- a CDS encoding MliC family protein — translation MKGLIAVAALGLLGGCAQWNPFQSSAPVDNWTTWTCDSQAKVRWRFTDAGQKEVDVRLGGGDQVYHLKEEPGASGALYSDDMLAFHIKGNEGLVYWVATNDLIGRGCKAE, via the coding sequence ATGAAAGGCCTGATCGCCGTTGCGGCACTGGGATTGTTGGGTGGTTGCGCGCAGTGGAACCCGTTCCAGTCGTCCGCCCCTGTGGATAACTGGACCACCTGGACCTGCGACAGCCAGGCCAAGGTGCGGTGGCGCTTTACCGACGCCGGCCAGAAGGAAGTCGATGTGCGACTGGGCGGTGGCGATCAGGTCTATCACCTGAAAGAAGAGCCGGGTGCCTCGGGCGCGTTGTACAGCGACGACATGCTGGCGTTTCACATCAAAGGTAATGAAGGCCTGGTCTACTGGGTCGCTACCAATGATCTGATCGGCCGGGGCTGCAAAGCCGAATAA
- the tkt gene encoding transketolase encodes MPSRRERANAIRALSMDAVQKANSGHPGAPMGMADIAEVLWRDYLKHNPSNPSFADRDRFVLSNGHGSMLIYSLLHLTGYDLSIDDLKQFRQLHSRTPGHPEFGYTPGVETTTGPLGQGLANAVGFALAEKVLGAQFNRPGHNIVDHHTYVFLGDGCMMEGISHEVASLAGTLGLGKLIAFYDDNGISIDGEVEGWFTDDTPKRFESYNWQVIRNVDGHDPEEIKTAIETARKSPLPTLICCKTTIGFGSPNKQGKEDCHGAPLGDAEIALTRQALNWNHGPFEIPADIYAEWDAKEKGRAVEAEWDQRFAAYSAAFPTEANELIRRLSGELPADFSEKADAYIAEVAAKGETIASRKASQNALNAFGPLLPEVLGGSADLAGSNLTLWKGCKGVSAEDASGNYMYYGVREFGMTAIMNGVALHGGLVPYGATFLMFMEYARNAVRMSALMKQRVIHVYTHDSIGLGEDGPTHQPIEQLTSLRSTPNLDTWRPADAVESAVAWKNALERKDGPSALIFSRQNLQHQTRDAGQIADIRRGGYVLKDCAGEPELILIATGSEVGLAVQAYDKLTEQGRKVRVVSMPCTSAFDAQDASYKQSVLPLQVGARIAIEAAHADFWFKYVGLEGRVIGMTTYGESAPASALFEEFGFTLENILGQAEELLED; translated from the coding sequence ATGCCTAGCCGTCGTGAGCGTGCCAACGCCATTCGTGCCCTCAGCATGGATGCCGTGCAAAAAGCCAACAGCGGCCATCCCGGTGCCCCCATGGGTATGGCAGATATCGCCGAAGTGCTTTGGCGCGACTACCTCAAGCACAACCCGAGCAATCCATCGTTCGCCGACCGTGACCGCTTCGTGCTGTCCAACGGTCACGGTTCGATGTTGATCTACTCGCTGCTGCACCTGACCGGTTACGACCTGTCGATCGACGACCTGAAACAATTCCGTCAACTGCACAGCCGCACTCCAGGCCACCCGGAATTCGGTTACACCCCGGGCGTCGAGACCACCACCGGCCCGCTGGGTCAGGGTCTGGCCAACGCCGTGGGCTTCGCCCTGGCTGAAAAGGTACTGGGTGCGCAGTTCAACCGTCCCGGCCACAACATCGTCGACCACCACACCTACGTGTTCCTGGGTGATGGCTGCATGATGGAAGGCATTTCCCACGAAGTCGCTTCCCTGGCCGGTACCCTGGGCCTGGGCAAGCTGATCGCCTTCTACGATGACAACGGCATCTCCATCGACGGCGAAGTCGAAGGCTGGTTCACCGACGACACGCCGAAGCGTTTCGAGTCCTACAACTGGCAAGTGATCCGCAATGTCGACGGTCACGATCCGGAAGAGATCAAGACCGCCATCGAGACCGCGCGCAAGAGCCCGCTGCCGACCCTGATCTGCTGCAAGACCACCATCGGTTTCGGTTCGCCGAACAAGCAAGGCAAGGAAGATTGCCACGGCGCCCCGCTGGGTGATGCGGAAATCGCCCTGACCCGTCAGGCGCTGAACTGGAACCACGGCCCGTTTGAAATCCCGGCCGACATCTATGCCGAATGGGATGCCAAGGAAAAAGGCCGCGCTGTAGAAGCCGAGTGGGACCAGCGTTTCGCTGCCTACTCCGCCGCTTTCCCGACCGAAGCCAACGAGCTGATCCGTCGCCTGAGCGGCGAGCTGCCGGCCGACTTCTCCGAGAAGGCTGACGCCTACATCGCCGAAGTTGCGGCCAAAGGCGAAACCATCGCCAGCCGTAAAGCCAGCCAGAACGCCCTGAATGCGTTCGGCCCGCTGCTGCCGGAAGTGCTGGGCGGTTCGGCTGACCTGGCCGGTTCCAACCTGACCCTGTGGAAAGGCTGCAAAGGCGTCAGCGCCGAAGACGCCAGCGGCAACTACATGTACTACGGCGTGCGCGAATTCGGCATGACCGCGATCATGAACGGTGTTGCCCTGCACGGCGGTCTGGTGCCTTACGGCGCGACCTTCCTGATGTTCATGGAATACGCCCGCAACGCAGTGCGCATGTCCGCGCTGATGAAGCAGCGTGTGATCCACGTCTACACCCACGACTCCATCGGTCTGGGCGAAGACGGCCCGACGCACCAGCCGATCGAACAACTGACCAGCCTGCGCAGCACGCCGAACCTCGACACCTGGCGTCCAGCCGATGCCGTTGAATCGGCCGTGGCCTGGAAAAACGCTCTGGAGCGCAAGGACGGCCCGTCGGCGCTGATCTTCTCGCGTCAGAACCTGCAGCACCAGACCCGCGATGCCGGCCAGATCGCCGACATCCGCCGTGGTGGCTATGTGCTGAAGGACTGCGCAGGCGAGCCTGAGCTGATCCTGATCGCCACCGGTTCGGAAGTCGGTCTGGCCGTTCAGGCCTACGACAAGCTGACCGAGCAGGGCCGCAAGGTGCGCGTGGTTTCCATGCCATGCACCAGCGCGTTCGACGCTCAGGACGCCAGCTACAAACAATCGGTCCTGCCGTTGCAGGTTGGCGCGCGTATCGCGATCGAAGCGGCCCACGCCGACTTCTGGTTCAAGTACGTGGGTCTGGAAGGTCGCGTGATCGGCATGACCACCTACGGCGAATCGGCTCCGGCTTCGGCACTGTTCGAAGAGTTCGGCTTCACCCTGGAAAACATCCTGGGTCAGGCTGAAGAGCTGCTGGAAGACTGA
- a CDS encoding helix-turn-helix domain-containing protein has translation MDYILLITRLGDQLREKRIRRGLTQAQLADLAGLTRYKVIAVEKGTLSVGMIAYARVLGALDCELAVVPAAMPTLEELGDLFE, from the coding sequence ATGGATTATATTTTGTTGATCACTCGCCTTGGCGACCAATTGCGCGAAAAACGTATCCGCCGAGGCCTGACCCAAGCTCAGCTTGCCGACCTCGCAGGGCTGACACGATACAAGGTCATCGCCGTAGAAAAAGGCACCCTTTCTGTCGGCATGATCGCCTATGCGCGTGTCCTCGGTGCACTGGATTGCGAACTCGCTGTCGTCCCAGCCGCCATGCCAACCCTTGAAGAGCTTGGGGACTTATTCGAATGA
- a CDS encoding ArsR/SmtB family transcription factor produces the protein MNLRVPSIRHDDCDELAALCKAGGDPLRLNVLRALANDSFGVLELAQIFGIGQSGMSHHLKVLAQADLVATRREGNAIFYRRALPHTELLGGKLHSALLEEVDNLDLPDDVQARIGQVHGQRAAASQDFFARVAEKFRAQQDLIAGLPQYRDSVLALLDKLNFDGAASAIEVGPGDGAFLPELARRFGTVTALDNSAAMLELARQVCVRERLANVSLQLADALNGTSLQADCVVLNMVLHHFAAPAEALKHMASLLQPGGSLLVTELCSHNQSWAREACGDLWLGFEQDDLARWATAAGLVPGESLYVGLRNGFQIQVRHFQRPAGDTHHR, from the coding sequence ATGAATTTACGTGTGCCTTCCATTCGCCATGACGATTGCGACGAGCTGGCGGCCCTGTGCAAGGCCGGCGGCGATCCGCTGCGGCTGAATGTATTGCGTGCCCTGGCCAACGATTCGTTCGGCGTATTGGAACTGGCGCAGATTTTCGGTATCGGTCAGTCCGGCATGAGCCACCACCTCAAGGTGCTGGCACAGGCGGATCTGGTGGCGACCCGCCGCGAAGGCAACGCGATTTTCTATCGCCGCGCCCTGCCCCATACCGAACTTCTGGGCGGCAAGTTGCACAGCGCTTTATTAGAAGAAGTCGACAATCTGGACCTGCCGGACGATGTGCAGGCACGCATTGGCCAGGTCCACGGACAGCGGGCCGCTGCCAGCCAGGACTTTTTCGCCCGGGTCGCGGAAAAATTCCGTGCCCAGCAAGACTTGATTGCCGGCCTGCCGCAGTACCGTGACAGCGTGCTGGCCTTGCTCGACAAACTGAATTTCGATGGGGCAGCCTCGGCCATCGAAGTCGGCCCCGGCGATGGAGCATTCCTCCCGGAACTGGCACGCCGCTTCGGCACCGTAACCGCTCTGGACAACAGTGCGGCGATGCTCGAACTGGCGCGTCAGGTATGCGTTCGTGAACGGCTGGCTAACGTCAGCCTGCAATTGGCCGATGCATTGAATGGCACAAGCCTTCAGGCCGATTGCGTGGTATTGAACATGGTGTTGCACCATTTCGCCGCGCCGGCCGAAGCGCTCAAGCACATGGCCAGCCTGCTGCAACCGGGCGGTAGCCTGCTCGTGACAGAGTTATGTAGCCACAACCAGAGTTGGGCCAGGGAGGCCTGCGGTGATCTGTGGTTGGGGTTTGAACAGGACGATCTGGCCCGTTGGGCCACCGCTGCGGGACTCGTTCCCGGGGAAAGCCTCTATGTAGGCTTACGTAATGGTTTCCAGATCCAGGTCCGCCACTTTCAGCGGCCGGCTGGCGACACTCACCATCGGTAA
- the metK gene encoding methionine adenosyltransferase → MSEYSLFTSESVSEGHPDKIADQISDAVLDAIIAQDKHARVAVETLVKTGVAIVAGEVTTSAWVDLEQIVRDVICDIGYTSSEVGFDGATCGVMNIIGKQSPDINQGVDRAKPEDQGAGDQGLMFGYASNETDVLMPAPITFSHQLVQRQAEARKSGLLPWLRPDAKSQVTCRYEGGKVVGIDAVVLSTQHNPEVSYKDLREGVMELIVKHVLPAELLSKDTQFHINPTGQFIIGGPVGDCGLTGRKIIVDSYGGMARHGGGAFSGKDPSKVDRSAAYAGRYVAKNIVAAGLAERCEIQVSYAIGVAQPTSISLNTFGTGKISDDKIIKLVREVFDLRPYAITTMLDLLHPMYQETAAYGHFGRAPQTKTVGEDTFSTFTWEKTDRADALRSAAGL, encoded by the coding sequence ATGAGCGAATACTCCCTCTTCACCTCCGAGTCCGTGTCTGAAGGACATCCGGACAAAATCGCCGACCAGATTTCCGATGCAGTGCTGGACGCCATCATCGCCCAGGACAAGCACGCACGCGTTGCGGTGGAAACCCTGGTCAAGACTGGCGTGGCCATCGTTGCCGGTGAAGTGACCACCAGCGCCTGGGTCGACCTGGAGCAGATCGTTCGTGACGTGATCTGCGACATCGGCTACACCAGCTCCGAAGTCGGCTTCGACGGTGCCACCTGCGGCGTGATGAACATCATCGGCAAGCAGTCCCCTGACATCAACCAGGGTGTCGACCGCGCCAAGCCTGAAGATCAGGGCGCCGGCGACCAGGGCCTGATGTTCGGCTACGCCAGCAACGAAACCGACGTGCTGATGCCGGCACCGATCACCTTCTCGCACCAACTGGTGCAGCGTCAGGCCGAAGCCCGTAAATCGGGTCTGCTGCCTTGGCTGCGTCCGGATGCCAAGTCGCAAGTGACCTGCCGTTACGAAGGCGGCAAGGTTGTGGGTATCGACGCCGTGGTTCTGTCGACCCAGCACAACCCTGAAGTGTCGTACAAAGACCTGCGCGAAGGCGTGATGGAGCTGATCGTCAAGCACGTGCTGCCTGCCGAACTGCTGAGCAAGGACACCCAGTTCCACATCAACCCGACCGGCCAGTTCATCATTGGCGGCCCGGTGGGCGACTGCGGTCTGACCGGTCGCAAGATCATCGTCGACAGCTACGGCGGCATGGCCCGTCACGGCGGTGGCGCGTTCTCCGGCAAGGATCCATCGAAGGTTGACCGTTCGGCTGCCTACGCTGGCCGTTACGTTGCCAAGAACATCGTGGCTGCCGGCCTGGCCGAGCGTTGCGAGATCCAGGTTTCCTACGCGATCGGTGTTGCCCAGCCTACCTCGATCTCGCTGAACACCTTCGGCACCGGCAAGATCAGCGATGACAAGATCATCAAACTGGTCCGCGAAGTGTTCGACCTGCGTCCATACGCGATCACCACCATGCTCGACCTGCTGCACCCGATGTACCAGGAAACCGCAGCCTACGGCCACTTCGGCCGTGCTCCGCAGACCAAGACTGTTGGCGAAGACACCTTCTCCACCTTCACCTGGGAAAAAACCGACCGCGCCGACGCCCTGCGCTCCGCTGCCGGTCTGTAA
- the fba gene encoding class II fructose-bisphosphate aldolase (catalyzes the reversible aldol condensation of dihydroxyacetonephosphate and glyceraldehyde 3-phosphate in the Calvin cycle, glycolysis, and/or gluconeogenesis) gives MALISMRQMLDHAAEFGYGVPAFNVNNLEQMRAIMEAADKTDSPVIVQASAGARKYAGAPFLRHLILAAIEEFPHIPVCMHQDHGTSPDVCQRSIQLGFSSVMMDGSLGEDGKTPTDYEYNVRVTQQTVAMAHACGVSVEGELGCLGSLETGMAGEEDGIGAEGVLDHSQMLTDPEEAADFVKKTQVDALAIAIGTSHGAYKFTKPPTGDVLAIDRIKEIHKRIPNTHLVMHGSSSVPQEWLAIINQYGGDIKETYGVPVEEIVEGIKHGVRKVNIDTDLRLASTGAMRRLMATNPSEFDPRKFFGETVKAMRDVCIARYEAFGTAGNASKIKPISLESMYQRYLKGELNAKVN, from the coding sequence ATGGCACTTATCAGCATGCGCCAGATGCTGGACCACGCAGCCGAGTTCGGCTACGGCGTTCCAGCCTTCAACGTCAACAACCTTGAGCAGATGCGCGCCATCATGGAAGCCGCTGACAAGACTGACTCCCCGGTGATCGTTCAGGCTTCGGCCGGTGCCCGCAAATACGCCGGCGCCCCGTTCCTGCGTCACCTGATCCTGGCGGCGATCGAAGAGTTCCCGCACATCCCGGTGTGCATGCACCAGGACCACGGCACCAGCCCTGACGTCTGCCAGCGCTCGATCCAACTGGGCTTCAGCTCGGTGATGATGGACGGCTCCCTCGGCGAAGACGGCAAGACCCCGACCGACTACGAATACAACGTCCGCGTGACCCAACAAACCGTCGCCATGGCTCACGCCTGCGGCGTTTCGGTAGAAGGCGAGCTGGGCTGCCTGGGTTCGCTGGAAACCGGCATGGCCGGTGAAGAAGACGGCATCGGCGCCGAAGGCGTTCTGGACCACAGCCAGATGCTGACCGACCCGGAAGAAGCCGCTGACTTCGTCAAGAAGACTCAGGTCGACGCCCTGGCCATCGCCATCGGCACCAGCCACGGCGCCTACAAGTTCACCAAGCCGCCTACCGGCGACGTGCTGGCCATCGACCGCATCAAGGAAATCCACAAACGCATCCCGAACACCCACCTGGTGATGCACGGTTCCTCGTCGGTACCACAAGAGTGGCTGGCGATCATCAACCAGTACGGCGGCGACATCAAAGAAACCTACGGCGTACCGGTTGAAGAAATCGTCGAAGGCATCAAGCACGGCGTGCGCAAAGTCAATATCGACACCGACCTGCGCCTGGCATCCACCGGCGCCATGCGTCGCCTGATGGCCACCAATCCGAGCGAATTCGACCCACGTAAATTCTTCGGCGAAACCGTCAAGGCCATGCGCGATGTATGTATCGCTCGTTATGAAGCTTTCGGTACCGCCGGCAACGCTTCGAAGATCAAGCCGATCTCGCTGGAAAGCATGTATCAGCGTTATCTGAAGGGTGAGTTGAACGCCAAGGTCAATTGA